One stretch of Pseudomonas sp. NC02 DNA includes these proteins:
- the spoT gene encoding bifunctional GTP diphosphokinase/guanosine-3',5'-bis pyrophosphate 3'-pyrophosphohydrolase: MPSIDALADRLSTYLGPDQVNLVRRAYFYAEQAHDGQRRRSGEAYVTHPLAVANILADMHMDHQSLMAAMLHDVIEDTGIAKEALSAQFGETVAELVDGVSKLTQMNFETKAEAQAENFQKMAMAMARDIRVILVKLADRLHNMRTLEVLSGEKRRRIAKETLEIYAPIANRLGMHAIRIEFEDLGFKAMHPMRSARIYQAVKRARGNRKEIVNKIEESLSHCLAIDEIEGEVSGRQKHIYGIYKKMRGKRRAFNEIMDVYAFRIIVDKVDTCYRVLGAVHNLYKPLPGRFKDYIAIPKANGYQSLHTTLFGMHGVPIEIQIRTREMEEMANNGIAAHWLYKSTGDEQPKGTHARARQWVKGVLEMQQRAGNSLEFIESVKIDLFPDEVYVFTPKGRIMELPKGSTAVDFAYAVHTDVGNSCIACRINRRLAPLSEPLQSGSTVEIVSAPGARPNPAWLNFVVTGKARTHIRHALKLQRRSESISLGERLLNKVLNGFDSSLDKIPAERVQAMLHEYRQELIEDLLEDIGLGNRMAYVVARRLLGEGEQLPSPEGPLAIRGTEGLVLSYAKCCTPIPGDPIVGHLSAGKGMVVHLDNCRNISEIRHNPEKCIQLSWAKDVTGEFNVELRVELEHQRGLIALLASSVNAADGNIEKISMDERDGRISVVQLVVSVHDRVHLARVIKKLRALTGVIRITRMRA, encoded by the coding sequence TTGCCGAGCATAGACGCCCTCGCCGATCGCTTATCGACCTACCTCGGCCCAGACCAGGTCAACCTGGTCCGCCGAGCGTATTTCTACGCCGAACAAGCCCACGACGGCCAACGCCGCCGCAGTGGCGAGGCGTATGTCACGCATCCTCTTGCCGTGGCCAATATTCTTGCCGACATGCACATGGACCATCAGAGCCTGATGGCCGCGATGCTGCATGACGTGATCGAAGACACCGGCATTGCCAAGGAAGCGCTCAGTGCGCAATTTGGCGAAACCGTGGCCGAACTGGTCGACGGGGTCAGCAAACTGACCCAGATGAACTTCGAGACCAAGGCCGAAGCCCAGGCGGAAAACTTCCAGAAGATGGCCATGGCCATGGCCCGGGACATCCGGGTGATCCTGGTCAAGCTGGCCGACCGGCTGCACAACATGCGCACGCTGGAAGTGCTGTCCGGTGAAAAACGCCGGCGCATCGCCAAGGAAACCCTGGAAATCTACGCGCCCATCGCCAACCGGCTGGGCATGCACGCCATTCGTATCGAGTTCGAAGACCTCGGCTTCAAGGCCATGCACCCGATGCGTTCCGCGCGCATCTACCAGGCAGTGAAACGCGCCCGGGGCAATCGCAAGGAAATCGTCAACAAGATCGAAGAATCCCTGAGCCATTGCCTGGCGATCGATGAGATCGAGGGCGAGGTCAGCGGCCGGCAGAAACACATCTACGGCATCTACAAGAAGATGCGCGGCAAGCGCCGGGCCTTCAACGAGATCATGGACGTGTACGCGTTCCGGATCATCGTCGACAAGGTCGATACCTGCTACCGCGTGCTGGGTGCTGTACATAATTTGTACAAGCCCCTGCCGGGACGCTTCAAGGATTACATCGCGATTCCCAAGGCCAACGGCTATCAGTCGCTGCATACCACGCTGTTCGGTATGCACGGGGTGCCGATCGAGATCCAGATCCGCACCCGCGAAATGGAAGAGATGGCCAACAACGGCATCGCCGCCCATTGGCTGTACAAATCCACCGGCGACGAGCAGCCAAAAGGCACCCATGCCCGCGCCCGCCAGTGGGTCAAGGGCGTGCTGGAAATGCAGCAACGTGCCGGCAACTCCCTGGAATTTATCGAAAGCGTGAAGATCGACCTGTTCCCGGACGAGGTCTACGTGTTCACGCCCAAAGGCCGGATCATGGAGCTGCCCAAAGGCTCCACGGCGGTCGACTTTGCCTACGCGGTGCACACCGACGTGGGTAACAGCTGCATAGCCTGTCGGATCAATCGTCGACTGGCCCCGCTGTCGGAACCGCTGCAAAGCGGCTCCACGGTGGAGATCGTCAGCGCACCGGGCGCGCGCCCGAACCCGGCCTGGCTCAACTTTGTGGTCACCGGCAAGGCTCGCACCCACATCCGTCACGCCCTGAAACTGCAACGCCGTTCCGAGTCCATCAGCCTGGGCGAACGCCTGCTGAACAAGGTGCTCAACGGCTTCGACAGCTCACTGGACAAGATCCCGGCCGAACGCGTGCAGGCGATGTTGCACGAGTACCGCCAGGAACTGATCGAAGACTTGCTGGAAGACATCGGCCTGGGCAACCGCATGGCCTATGTGGTCGCGCGCCGCCTGCTGGGCGAAGGCGAACAGTTGCCAAGCCCCGAAGGCCCGCTGGCGATTCGCGGCACCGAAGGCCTGGTGCTCAGCTACGCCAAGTGCTGCACGCCGATCCCGGGCGACCCGATTGTCGGCCACTTGTCCGCCGGCAAAGGCATGGTGGTGCACCTGGACAACTGCCGCAATATCAGTGAAATCCGCCACAACCCCGAGAAATGCATCCAGCTTTCGTGGGCAAAGGATGTCACTGGCGAATTCAACGTCGAGCTGCGGGTCGAGCTGGAACACCAGCGCGGCCTGATCGCCCTGCTGGCCAGCAGCGTGAACGCGGCCGACGGCAATATCGAGAAAATCAGCATGGACGAACGCGATGGCCGCATCAGCGTGGTCCAACTGGTGGTCAGCGTGCACGATCGCGTGCACCTGGCCCGCGTGATCAAGAAACTGCGCGCCCTGACCGGGGTCATCCGCATCACCCGCATGCGCGCCTAG
- a CDS encoding RidA family protein — protein MTKTVITSDKAPAAIGTYSQAIKAGNTVYMSGQIPLDPKTMELVEGFEAQTIQVFENLKSVAEAAGGSFKDIVKLNIFLTDLSHFAKVNEIMGKYFEQPYPARAAIGVAALPKGAQVEMDAILVIE, from the coding sequence ATGACCAAGACTGTTATCACCAGCGACAAGGCACCAGCAGCAATCGGTACTTATTCCCAGGCGATCAAGGCGGGCAATACCGTCTACATGTCCGGCCAGATTCCACTGGACCCAAAAACCATGGAGCTGGTTGAAGGCTTTGAAGCCCAGACCATCCAGGTCTTCGAAAACCTGAAGTCGGTTGCCGAAGCTGCGGGCGGTTCGTTCAAGGACATCGTCAAACTGAACATCTTCCTCACCGACCTGAGCCACTTCGCCAAGGTCAACGAGATCATGGGCAAATACTTCGAACAGCCGTACCCTGCCCGCGCCGCCATCGGCGTTGCCGCCCTGCCAAAGGGCGCGCAGGTTGAGATGGACGCCATTCTGGTCATCGAGTAA